In one Nostoc sp. KVJ3 genomic region, the following are encoded:
- a CDS encoding type I polyketide synthase — MVIPTQTKDWLRGNTPRIAGVSSFGFSGTNAHVVLEEAPLKEQGRSDNGISPLPLYPSTPHPLCPLASSERPLHLFSLSAKSETALLQLALAYQAYLETAPELELADVCFSANTGRSHFKHRLAVVTSSLNELRQKLGQLIAQEQVSGVYSGQSSTTSPKVAFLFTGQGSQSVKGNSEQRTGNSLLSVACSLFPQPKFGQQLYQTQPTFRQSIDRCATILHSLGNKNLLEILYPFTGTQETADSEVAIFAFEFASAQMWQSWGVKPSILIGDGIGEYVAACLAGVFSLEDGLRLIVARSQLSEEFVAIAEAIAYHSPKLPIVSNVTGQIVNADIACGQYWVNHLHQTETVVQSIQTLQTEGYKVFLEIGTQPMLSEMGVSLPESEVLWLASLQPGQDEWQQLLANLAQLYVRGVAIDWSGFEQDYARHKVTLPTYPFQRQRYWIERQGDTADSPIAASTSITEAVGSEGTGNGQQATVNFCSLVPWSEASFFKVPVPCSLFPIPFNGHPLLGRQVHLAGSQEIRFESEISSDRPSYIQYHRVYDQVILPAASFFEMALFAGIAVFGTSALVLEDVLVQQPLILPARENKALQLVVTLETTTAASFKIFSLTKVGEAAKPMETLHVSGKVSIDTQSQYPHPVDIAAIQGQLSTELLAEDFYQLLESLGIDIDPPLRALQQIHYGDSDALYSYQLPQEWMGESIPYTIHPILLDGCVQVGGFSAALFQEVERETYLPFGVDRFRFYRSPSDHCLCYSQKLISENADRTNATLKANLVLLDSDGTVFATLEGLRSRRATVLAVGKSDTQPIANWLYEVEWRLQARFGQPLAPEFLVTPGEIAEKLTPDLLNLIAQVNLEPYGQFLHQLESLSVRYIWQALQTLGWQFQLGDVISEAALIQHLAVIPQKQRLFHRLLQILAEENILQDSGDRWQVRQCPVWETPEEISYADGEVELTLLTRCGDQLSAVLRGACDPLQLIFPNGDLASATHLYQNAPGATVANTLVEKAIAHALAALPSDRGVRLLEIGAGTGGTTSYLLPQLHPQQTEYVFTDLGSIFLSQAKEKFRDYPFVRYQTLDIERDPASQGFAPHQFDVVIAVNVLHATTNLSQTLQHVRQLLAPGGLLLLLEGTARQRWLDLTFGLLEGWWKFQDNDIRPDYPLVSQVQWGQLLRENGFEQVVTFPGDRSPENALSQQSLIVGRSSAVAVAQSTPKSWIILGDRNGIGQQLAKRYRDAGDICKLVVPKSGFQPYQPDDVAIDPTDPKAIFELIAQVAAQAPLQGVIQCWSLENAETLAAASQIGCGTTLHLVQGLLKAGLSTLPRLWIVTQGTQPVPGNAPLMSSIAQSAVWGLGKVITLEHPELECTRIDLDPNADVEVQTAALWAEICDRTAEDQVAFREGKRYVARLARSQFAPNEREQGRGNREQRTLLSFSDEGTYLITGGLGGLGLLVARWMVERGAKHLVLVSRSSPEAEAQAQVAALVDAGATVTIASADVTNFEAISNVIADIDRSLFPLKGIIHAVGVLDDGVLLLQNWQRFAPVMAPKVQGAWNLHQLTQTHKLDFFVMFSSIAALFGSPGQGNHAAANAFLDALVHYRRTLGLTGLSINWGAVSQVGAAAKQQADIRGQNLGLGAIAPSQVLEILEHLMSTAAVNVGAAPLQWSSELRRWLSRPFYQDWQEAAELSTRPVEGDFLQKLAAVANSQRRELLVNHVQTQVAQVLGLESGQAIALEQGFFELGMDSLTSVELRNRLQASLGVSIPSTAAFDYPTVGELVDYLAALVINDREQGIGNREQGNSTHLVLPVPEERKAIPQQVPSTPTILVTTKNELIAIIGMGCRFPGGADSPDAFWELLCQEVDAITEVPSDRWHLDEYYDPNPDTPGKMYARYGGFVGNLKEFDPHFFGISPREAIALDPQQRLLLEVSWEALENATVNPQQLAKTKTGVFLGICNDDYTRRLGKLDLAEMDAYISTGNAHSIASGRLAYILGLTGPCLSVDTACSSSLVTVHLACKSLRDRESNLAIAGGVNRIFSPEVSISFSKARMLSVDGRCKTFDAAANGFVRSEGCGMVILKRLSDAVADGDRILAVIRGSAINQDGRTSGLTVPSGPSQQAVIRQALENAQLTPTDISYIEAHGTGTTLGDPIEIGALGAVFAASHAQTQPLVVGSVKTNLGHLEAAAGIAGLIKVVLQLQHQQIAPHLHLRQLNPYIDWESLPIEIPTQLMPWQPPNEHRIAGVSSFGFSGTNAHIILAEAPVVVPTDAIGNRPIHLFTLSAQSERALQDLSQQYQDYLLRHPQIAIADICFSVNTGRGQFDHRMAIAVTSTTELVEKLAAGQGSAAEAVAGIFRGYLPNQRRSPKIAFLFTGQGSQYVDMGKTLYQTEPKFRQALQECEAILHTELEIPLLEILYPTTEKEKAAGLLQQTAYTQPALFALEYALAQLWQSWGIQPDVVLGHSVGEYVAACIAGVFSLKEGLKLIAARGRLMQSVPGGKMVAVFASESQIRPFLDPYSDRVAIAAVNSPQNVVISGETKVIAAMAQTLEANGIVCKPLVVSHAFHSPLMAPMQASFAQVAKQVNYQPPQLTLISNVSGRVENEVLATAQHWVNHIQQPVRFIESLQTLAQQGVTHCLEIGPSPILIGMGRQSLPESAIAWLPSLRFSQPDLTQMLESLGQLYTQGVKVDWQEFERPYPRKKVVLPTYPFQREPYWVDESKVSTALQKKTPEFKPSQPPLHHPLLGQRLRLASSTQIVCFESQLSAKNPSYLHHHRVFGRIVLPGVAYAEIIFAAGVNVLKCDRLIIEDVTIHQALILQEDEVRTVQTIFRAETANVYRFEILSTRLDTAESDDLQTGIAWHLHASGKLSKPEQAKPPEVIDIALLQQQYTTGNSIESNYQRLDAIGFNYGSDFHAVQAFWLDADQNASLCSLQLPPQLADEANQYIIHPVLMDASAHTINAVLSYNIGEDDIYLPIGFKRAELYRRPANPQRLWSYTQLDKVAGMNQQVITQNGYSLDEDGTVIVRVEGSSGKRTNRRTLLRILQEQGKTEIQDWLYQLEWQPWRDLGVKGNRERGTGNREDVETATLFPQPQVGHWLILADGSGLGQQLATELQKQGNTCTIVFAGDSYQQLGTDIYAIAPSVLEDFDRLYQEVIAPNHPEYIVHLWSLDSFSLDTLAQTATKGCTSLLLLVHSLLQPTQSTLPRLWIVTRGTQALIKGIGNGERGSLHQRSLPQVPLWGFARVVGLEHPQLWGGLIDLDTYAPTPELEAQQLLSQLVDSQGEDHLALRGGQVWRSRLVKQPMTRTQRQSFQAENSYLISGGLGALGLSVAGWMAESGAKHLVLTGRHAPSAEAQAAIVRLQQAGLEVRIATVDVADAPAMRKLIAEIQSSPHPLRGIVHAAGIIDIQPIELMQPSQLDAVFHPKVMGGWVLHELTKEIPLEFFVSFSSIAAVWGSNGLAHW; from the coding sequence GTGGTGATTCCCACACAGACAAAAGACTGGTTGCGTGGCAATACGCCAAGAATAGCAGGGGTTAGTTCCTTCGGCTTCAGTGGCACAAATGCCCATGTGGTGCTGGAAGAAGCCCCATTAAAGGAGCAGGGGAGGAGTGACAATGGTATTTCCCCTCTGCCCCTCTACCCCTCTACCCCCCATCCCCTCTGCCCCCTTGCCTCTTCTGAGCGTCCCCTCCATCTTTTTAGCCTGTCAGCAAAGAGTGAAACGGCTTTATTGCAGTTGGCTTTAGCGTATCAAGCTTACCTGGAAACTGCGCCAGAATTAGAGTTAGCTGATGTTTGTTTTAGTGCGAATACTGGGCGATCGCATTTTAAGCACCGTTTAGCTGTTGTAACCAGTTCCTTAAACGAACTGAGGCAAAAACTAGGGCAATTGATAGCTCAAGAACAAGTTTCAGGTGTTTACTCTGGACAAAGTAGTACAACATCACCCAAAGTAGCTTTTCTATTTACCGGACAAGGATCGCAATCAGTTAAAGGGAACAGCGAACAGCGAACAGGGAATTCACTGTTGTCCGTTGCCTGTTCCCTATTCCCTCAACCGAAGTTCGGTCAGCAACTCTATCAAACTCAGCCGACATTCCGCCAATCTATAGATAGGTGCGCGACCATCTTACATTCCTTGGGGAATAAAAATCTGCTAGAGATACTTTATCCATTCACAGGCACACAGGAAACGGCTGATAGCGAAGTGGCAATATTTGCTTTTGAGTTTGCCTCAGCACAAATGTGGCAATCTTGGGGTGTCAAGCCAAGTATTCTCATAGGAGATGGTATAGGTGAATATGTTGCTGCTTGTTTGGCAGGAGTTTTCAGTTTAGAAGATGGACTGAGGCTGATTGTTGCCCGTAGTCAATTATCTGAAGAATTTGTAGCCATAGCAGAGGCGATCGCCTACCATTCACCAAAATTACCCATTGTCAGTAACGTTACTGGTCAAATTGTGAATGCAGACATCGCCTGTGGCCAATATTGGGTTAACCACCTGCACCAAACGGAAACGGTTGTTCAAAGCATACAGACACTCCAGACAGAAGGCTACAAAGTTTTTCTGGAAATTGGGACACAGCCAATGTTGTCGGAAATGGGAGTTAGCCTTCCTGAAAGCGAAGTGCTATGGCTGGCTAGTTTACAGCCAGGGCAAGATGAATGGCAGCAACTGTTGGCAAATTTGGCACAGTTGTATGTCCGAGGGGTAGCAATTGATTGGTCTGGCTTTGAGCAAGACTATGCCCGCCACAAAGTCACTTTGCCCACTTATCCCTTTCAAAGACAACGCTATTGGATTGAACGTCAAGGCGATACGGCTGACAGCCCGATCGCCGCATCAACCTCAATTACCGAGGCTGTTGGCTCGGAGGGAACAGGGAACGGGCAACAGGCAACAGTAAACTTCTGTTCCCTTGTCCCTTGGTCTGAAGCCTCCTTTTTTAAAGTCCCTGTTCCCTGTTCCCTATTCCCTATTCCCTTTAATGGTCATCCATTGCTAGGACGGCAGGTGCATTTAGCGGGTTCTCAAGAAATCCGGTTTGAATCGGAAATTAGCAGCGATCGCCCATCCTACATTCAGTACCATCGAGTTTATGACCAGGTAATTTTACCAGCAGCCAGTTTTTTTGAGATGGCTCTCTTTGCAGGCATAGCTGTTTTCGGTACATCGGCGTTAGTTTTAGAAGATGTGCTGGTGCAGCAACCATTAATCTTACCAGCAAGGGAAAACAAAGCACTCCAGCTAGTCGTAACACTAGAAACAACCACTGCCGCATCTTTTAAAATTTTTAGTTTAACCAAGGTTGGCGAAGCAGCTAAACCGATGGAAACTTTACACGTATCGGGTAAAGTTTCCATCGATACCCAATCCCAATATCCTCACCCGGTTGACATTGCAGCGATTCAAGGGCAACTGTCTACAGAACTATTGGCTGAGGACTTTTATCAGCTTTTAGAATCTCTGGGCATTGACATCGATCCGCCTTTGAGAGCCTTGCAACAAATCCACTATGGAGACAGCGATGCTCTCTATTCCTACCAATTACCCCAGGAGTGGATGGGCGAAAGCATTCCCTATACGATTCATCCGATTTTACTCGATGGTTGCGTTCAGGTAGGTGGCTTTAGTGCTGCCTTGTTTCAAGAGGTTGAGCGCGAAACCTATTTGCCGTTTGGAGTAGATCGATTCCGCTTTTACCGCAGTCCGAGCGATCACTGTTTGTGCTACAGCCAAAAACTAATCTCAGAAAATGCCGACCGGACTAACGCAACCCTGAAAGCAAATTTGGTACTTCTAGACTCTGATGGCACGGTTTTTGCCACATTAGAAGGATTGCGATCTAGGCGAGCTACTGTCCTGGCTGTGGGCAAGAGCGATACCCAACCCATAGCTAACTGGCTTTATGAGGTGGAATGGCGGCTGCAAGCTAGGTTTGGGCAGCCATTAGCACCAGAATTTTTGGTAACGCCTGGAGAAATTGCTGAGAAACTCACTCCAGATTTGTTAAATCTAATTGCTCAGGTCAATCTCGAACCTTATGGGCAGTTTTTACACCAGTTAGAAAGTCTCAGCGTCAGGTATATTTGGCAAGCTCTACAAACTTTGGGGTGGCAGTTCCAGCTTGGGGATGTGATTTCAGAAGCGGCGCTCATCCAACATCTTGCGGTTATACCTCAAAAACAGCGACTTTTCCATCGCCTCTTGCAAATCTTAGCAGAGGAAAATATTTTGCAAGACAGTGGCGATCGCTGGCAAGTCCGGCAATGTCCAGTTTGGGAAACGCCAGAGGAAATCAGCTATGCCGATGGGGAAGTGGAACTGACGTTGTTGACGCGATGCGGCGACCAATTGAGTGCTGTGCTGCGGGGTGCTTGCGACCCCCTACAATTAATTTTTCCCAATGGTGACTTAGCTTCAGCCACTCACCTTTATCAAAATGCCCCTGGTGCAACAGTAGCGAACACCCTCGTTGAGAAAGCGATCGCTCACGCCTTGGCAGCACTACCCAGCGATCGAGGTGTGAGATTGCTAGAAATTGGGGCTGGTACTGGGGGAACCACTAGTTACCTCTTGCCTCAACTTCATCCCCAGCAAACAGAATACGTCTTTACTGACTTGGGATCTATATTTCTGAGTCAGGCGAAGGAGAAGTTCCGAGACTACCCCTTTGTGCGCTATCAAACTTTAGATATTGAACGCGATCCTGCATCCCAAGGGTTTGCACCCCATCAATTTGATGTGGTGATTGCGGTAAATGTCCTCCACGCCACAACCAACCTCAGCCAAACTTTGCAGCACGTCCGGCAGTTACTAGCTCCAGGAGGACTGCTGCTGCTGTTAGAGGGTACTGCACGCCAACGGTGGCTAGACCTGACTTTCGGCTTGCTGGAAGGTTGGTGGAAGTTTCAGGATAATGACATTCGCCCGGATTATCCCTTGGTCAGTCAGGTTCAGTGGGGGCAACTGCTCAGAGAAAATGGATTTGAGCAGGTGGTGACTTTTCCAGGCGATCGCTCTCCAGAAAATGCGCTTTCCCAGCAGAGTTTGATTGTTGGGCGATCTAGCGCAGTTGCGGTTGCTCAGTCCACCCCCAAAAGTTGGATTATACTGGGCGATCGCAATGGCATTGGGCAGCAGCTAGCCAAACGCTACCGAGATGCGGGAGACATTTGTAAGTTGGTCGTTCCCAAATCAGGATTCCAGCCATACCAACCGGATGATGTGGCGATCGACCCCACTGATCCCAAAGCTATTTTTGAACTCATTGCCCAAGTTGCGGCACAGGCTCCCTTACAAGGCGTAATCCAGTGCTGGAGTTTAGAGAATGCAGAAACCCTAGCAGCAGCCTCACAAATCGGATGTGGGACTACCCTGCATTTAGTTCAAGGCTTACTGAAAGCAGGGTTATCTACACTGCCCCGACTGTGGATTGTCACCCAAGGAACCCAACCAGTACCGGGAAATGCTCCTTTGATGTCATCTATTGCCCAATCTGCTGTTTGGGGTTTGGGTAAGGTGATTACTCTAGAACATCCAGAATTAGAATGTACTCGTATCGATCTCGATCCCAATGCGGATGTAGAAGTCCAAACAGCAGCACTTTGGGCAGAAATTTGCGATCGCACCGCAGAAGATCAGGTGGCGTTTCGAGAAGGCAAGCGTTATGTGGCACGATTAGCCCGTAGCCAGTTTGCTCCCAATGAAAGGGAACAGGGAAGGGGGAACAGGGAACAGAGAACTCTTCTCTCTTTCTCAGACGAGGGAACTTACTTGATTACTGGGGGGCTGGGAGGCTTAGGATTGCTAGTGGCGCGGTGGATGGTAGAACGGGGAGCTAAACACTTAGTTTTGGTGAGCCGCAGTAGCCCTGAAGCAGAGGCTCAAGCCCAGGTTGCCGCATTAGTAGATGCGGGGGCTACCGTGACCATCGCCTCAGCCGATGTGACTAACTTTGAAGCCATATCCAATGTTATTGCCGATATCGATCGCTCTCTCTTCCCTCTCAAAGGAATAATTCATGCTGTTGGTGTTCTAGATGACGGGGTACTGTTGCTGCAAAATTGGCAGCGATTTGCCCCTGTCATGGCTCCCAAGGTGCAAGGAGCCTGGAATTTACATCAATTGACCCAAACTCACAAACTTGACTTCTTTGTGATGTTTTCATCCATAGCTGCTTTGTTTGGCTCTCCTGGTCAAGGTAATCATGCGGCTGCGAATGCGTTTTTGGATGCCTTGGTACATTATCGCCGCACCTTGGGGCTAACTGGCTTGAGCATCAACTGGGGTGCTGTCTCCCAAGTAGGGGCTGCGGCTAAACAACAAGCTGATATTCGCGGGCAAAATCTGGGATTGGGGGCGATCGCTCCCTCACAAGTGCTGGAAATTCTGGAACATTTGATGTCAACAGCCGCAGTAAATGTTGGGGCTGCACCGTTGCAATGGTCTTCAGAACTGCGACGGTGGTTGTCCCGTCCCTTTTATCAGGATTGGCAAGAGGCTGCTGAACTTAGTACTCGCCCTGTTGAAGGTGACTTCCTCCAGAAATTGGCTGCGGTTGCGAACAGCCAACGGCGAGAACTACTGGTGAATCATGTCCAAACCCAAGTTGCTCAGGTGCTAGGTCTGGAGTCAGGGCAGGCGATCGCCCTAGAGCAAGGCTTTTTTGAACTGGGTATGGATTCTCTGACCTCTGTGGAACTGAGAAATCGCTTGCAGGCGAGTTTGGGAGTATCCATCCCCTCAACGGCTGCCTTTGACTACCCCACTGTGGGCGAGTTGGTGGATTATCTTGCCGCCTTAGTCATAAATGACAGGGAACAGGGAATAGGGAATAGGGAACAGGGAAATAGCACACATCTAGTTTTACCAGTACCGGAGGAGCGAAAGGCAATTCCTCAACAAGTCCCATCCACTCCGACTATCTTAGTAACAACTAAAAATGAGCTGATCGCTATTATTGGCATGGGTTGCCGATTTCCCGGTGGTGCGGATAGTCCCGATGCCTTTTGGGAGCTTTTATGCCAAGAGGTTGATGCCATTACCGAAGTGCCGAGCGATCGCTGGCATCTTGATGAGTATTATGACCCTAACCCGGATACTCCAGGGAAAATGTACGCCCGTTATGGGGGATTTGTGGGCAATTTAAAGGAATTCGATCCCCACTTTTTTGGGATTTCTCCCAGAGAAGCGATCGCCCTCGATCCTCAACAGCGATTACTTTTAGAAGTCAGTTGGGAAGCACTGGAAAATGCCACTGTGAATCCTCAACAGTTAGCAAAAACTAAAACTGGCGTATTTCTTGGCATTTGTAATGATGACTATACCCGTCGTCTTGGCAAACTCGATTTGGCAGAAATGGATGCCTACATCAGTACGGGTAACGCTCATAGTATCGCATCGGGTCGTCTTGCCTATATTTTGGGGTTGACAGGCCCTTGCTTATCTGTTGATACAGCTTGCTCTTCCTCCTTAGTGACTGTACATTTGGCTTGTAAAAGTCTGCGCGATCGCGAGAGCAATCTGGCAATAGCCGGGGGAGTGAACCGCATTTTTTCGCCTGAAGTATCCATTAGCTTCTCCAAGGCGCGAATGCTCTCTGTGGACGGTCGCTGTAAAACTTTTGACGCTGCTGCCAACGGCTTTGTTCGCTCTGAAGGGTGCGGTATGGTGATACTCAAGCGATTGAGCGATGCAGTTGCCGATGGCGATCGGATTTTGGCTGTAATTCGTGGTTCTGCTATCAATCAGGATGGGCGCACTAGCGGTTTAACTGTTCCCAGTGGGCCATCCCAGCAAGCAGTCATCCGTCAAGCTTTGGAGAATGCCCAACTAACACCAACTGATATTAGCTATATCGAAGCTCATGGTACTGGCACAACATTAGGCGATCCCATCGAAATAGGAGCTTTAGGTGCTGTGTTTGCAGCCAGTCATGCCCAAACGCAACCTTTAGTTGTGGGTTCCGTGAAAACGAACCTGGGACATCTGGAGGCGGCGGCGGGAATTGCTGGTTTAATAAAAGTAGTCTTGCAGTTACAACATCAGCAAATTGCGCCTCATCTCCATCTGCGGCAACTAAATCCATATATAGATTGGGAATCACTACCCATCGAAATTCCTACACAACTGATGCCTTGGCAACCTCCAAATGAGCATCGCATCGCTGGGGTGAGTTCCTTTGGCTTTAGCGGCACTAATGCTCACATCATTTTGGCAGAAGCGCCTGTTGTGGTGCCAACAGATGCCATCGGCAATCGCCCCATTCATCTATTTACCTTATCTGCCCAAAGCGAACGGGCATTACAGGATTTATCCCAGCAATATCAAGATTATTTATTGCGTCACCCACAAATTGCAATAGCAGATATTTGCTTTAGTGTCAACACCGGACGTGGACAATTTGACCATCGCATGGCGATCGCTGTCACCTCTACCACCGAATTAGTAGAAAAATTGGCTGCTGGTCAAGGGTCTGCTGCTGAAGCAGTTGCAGGGATTTTCCGAGGCTACCTGCCCAACCAACGCCGGAGTCCCAAAATCGCATTTTTGTTTACAGGTCAAGGTTCTCAGTATGTAGATATGGGAAAGACCTTATATCAAACTGAACCTAAGTTTCGCCAAGCACTACAGGAATGTGAGGCGATTTTACACACTGAGTTAGAAATTCCCTTGTTGGAGATTTTATACCCAACAACAGAGAAAGAAAAGGCGGCAGGATTACTGCAACAAACAGCTTATACGCAACCAGCCTTGTTTGCTCTAGAATATGCTTTAGCTCAACTCTGGCAATCCTGGGGAATTCAGCCAGATGTAGTTTTGGGGCATAGTGTTGGGGAGTATGTAGCCGCTTGTATTGCGGGAGTTTTTAGTTTAAAAGAGGGACTTAAGTTAATTGCCGCACGGGGACGGCTGATGCAATCTGTACCTGGTGGCAAAATGGTGGCAGTTTTTGCTTCAGAGTCTCAGATTCGACCGTTTTTAGATCCATACAGTGATCGCGTCGCTATTGCGGCGGTGAACAGCCCGCAAAATGTGGTAATTTCCGGTGAGACAAAGGTGATCGCAGCGATGGCGCAAACCCTGGAAGCCAACGGCATAGTCTGCAAACCTCTGGTCGTGTCTCACGCTTTCCACTCGCCGTTGATGGCACCGATGCAAGCATCGTTTGCCCAAGTGGCAAAGCAGGTGAATTATCAACCGCCTCAGCTAACTTTGATTTCTAACGTCAGCGGACGAGTAGAAAATGAAGTGTTAGCTACTGCCCAACATTGGGTTAATCATATCCAACAACCAGTTCGGTTTATTGAAAGTCTCCAGACCTTAGCACAACAAGGAGTTACCCATTGCCTGGAGATTGGCCCAAGCCCCATTTTAATTGGTATGGGAAGGCAGAGCTTACCAGAAAGTGCGATCGCTTGGCTGCCTTCTTTACGGTTTAGTCAACCAGATTTAACCCAGATGCTCGAGAGTTTAGGTCAGCTTTATACTCAAGGCGTAAAAGTTGATTGGCAGGAGTTTGAGCGCCCTTATCCTAGAAAAAAAGTAGTTTTACCCACATACCCATTTCAACGAGAACCTTATTGGGTAGATGAAAGCAAAGTCAGCACTGCCTTACAAAAGAAAACACCAGAGTTTAAACCCAGCCAACCCCCACTTCATCATCCTTTGTTGGGTCAAAGATTGCGGTTAGCAAGTTCCACTCAAATCGTTTGTTTTGAATCCCAACTCAGTGCCAAAAATCCCAGTTATCTGCATCATCATCGCGTTTTCGGCAGGATTGTACTACCAGGAGTGGCTTATGCAGAAATTATTTTTGCTGCTGGTGTTAATGTTCTCAAATGCGATCGTTTAATTATTGAAGATGTCACCATTCATCAGGCTTTGATTTTGCAAGAAGATGAAGTGCGGACAGTTCAGACGATTTTCAGAGCAGAAACAGCCAATGTTTACCGTTTTGAAATTCTCAGTACTCGCTTGGATACTGCCGAGTCAGATGACCTGCAAACAGGAATTGCCTGGCATCTCCATGCTTCTGGCAAATTATCGAAACCCGAACAGGCAAAGCCACCTGAAGTCATCGATATAGCACTTTTACAGCAGCAATATACTACAGGCAACAGCATTGAGAGTAATTATCAACGACTTGATGCGATCGGGTTCAACTATGGCTCAGACTTCCACGCTGTACAAGCATTTTGGTTAGATGCTGACCAAAACGCCTCTCTTTGTTCTTTACAATTACCGCCCCAACTGGCAGACGAAGCAAACCAATATATTATCCATCCAGTGCTAATGGATGCCAGCGCCCATACTATCAATGCTGTACTTTCCTACAATATTGGTGAAGATGATATCTATCTACCGATTGGATTTAAGCGAGCAGAACTTTATCGCCGTCCAGCGAATCCTCAACGTTTGTGGAGCTACACGCAACTGGATAAAGTAGCTGGGATGAATCAGCAAGTAATCACCCAAAATGGTTACTCGCTGGACGAAGATGGCACTGTTATCGTGCGGGTAGAGGGTTCGTCTGGTAAACGAACGAACCGCCGGACACTGCTTCGCATCCTGCAAGAGCAAGGTAAAACAGAAATTCAAGATTGGCTGTATCAATTAGAGTGGCAACCTTGGCGAGATTTGGGCGTTAAAGGGAACAGGGAACGGGGAACAGGGAACAGGGAAGATGTTGAGACGGCAACCCTATTTCCTCAACCGCAGGTTGGTCATTGGTTAATCTTGGCTGATGGCAGTGGTCTTGGTCAACAACTGGCAACTGAGTTACAAAAGCAAGGTAATACCTGCACGATTGTCTTTGCTGGAGATAGTTATCAGCAATTAGGAACTGATATTTACGCGATCGCTCCCTCGGTTTTAGAAGATTTTGACCGTTTATATCAAGAAGTAATTGCTCCAAATCACCCAGAATATATTGTGCATCTGTGGAGTTTAGATTCCTTCAGCTTAGATACTCTAGCCCAAACTGCAACTAAGGGCTGTACTAGTCTGTTATTGTTGGTGCATTCGCTTCTCCAGCCAACTCAATCCACATTGCCACGGCTTTGGATTGTGACTAGGGGAACGCAAGCTTTAATAAAGGGAATAGGGAATGGGGAACGGGGTTCCCTCCACCAAAGGTCGCTGCCACAGGTTCCTTTGTGGGGATTTGCTCGTGTGGTTGGGCTAGAGCATCCTCAACTTTGGGGTGGTTTAATCGACCTCGATACTTATGCTCCCACCCCAGAACTCGAAGCCCAACAACTCCTGAGTCAACTGGTTGATTCCCAAGGGGAAGACCATTTAGCCTTACGAGGTGGACAGGTTTGGCGATCGCGTTTAGTCAAACAACCCATGACACGAACGCAACGCCAATCCTTCCAAGCAGAGAATAGTTACCTCATTTCCGGTGGTCTGGGAGCTTTGGGACTATCAGTAGCAGGGTGGATGGCTGAATCAGGCGCAAAGCATTTGGTATTAACAGGACGGCACGCACCCTCTGCTGAAGCCCAAGCAGCGATCGTCCGTTTGCAGCAAGCTGGTTTAGAGGTGCGAATCGCAACCGTTGACGTAGCAGATGCCCCAGCTATGAGGAAATTAATCGCCGAAATTCAAAGTAGCCCACATCCTTTGCGGGGTATAGTTCATGCGGCAGGTATAATTGATATCCAACCCATTGAATTAATGCAGCCCAGTCAGTTAGATGCTGTTTTTCACCCGAAGGTGATGGGCGGTTGGGTACTGCATGAGTTAACCAAGGAAATACCCCTGGAGTTCTTTGTCAGTTTCTCCTCAATTGCCGCAGTTTGGGGATCTAATGGACTTGCCCATTGGTGA